The Paenibacillus spongiae nucleotide sequence AAAGCGATTACTCCCTTATGACTGACAAAGCCGCGGCTCCCGTTCGGGAGGGGAGCGCGGCTTCGCAGCGATTCTATGGTGACAATCTATCCATCCGCATCTTATTCGCCGGCAATGCCCGACTGTTCAATGCTTTCGACAAAATACCGCTGTACGAACAAGTATAGCAGAAGAATCGGAGCAATGGTCAGCATGACGCCGGCCATAATCTGATTCATCAATGTCGGTGCCTGGACGATCGCTCCCGATGCCTGCGCGGCTTGAGCCACCTGGTCGATATTCTGATTCGCGACGCCGTTGAAGACCGCCAGGTTCTGAGCCAAGTTGAAAAACTCCGGAACGAGCAAGTAGGTAGTCGGCTCGAACGTATCGTTCCAATGCCATACGACCGAGAACAGGAAGACGACCAGCATCGCCGGACGCGCAAGCGGGAACATGATTTGCCAGTAGGTCCGGAACGCGCCCGCTCCGTCGATCCTCGCCGCCTCTTCGAGTACATGAGGCAGCCTCCGATAGAACTGGATGAAGATGAGCACGAACAACGCGCCCTTCAGGCCATGGCCGAACAGCGAAGGGACGACGAACGGCAAATGCGTATTAATCCAGTTCAAATCGCTGAAGAAAATAAACAGCGGGACGACGATCGTCTGCGGCGGCACCAGAAACGTGAAGACGACCAGCGCGAGCCATAAGTCGCGGCCGGGAAATTGAAAGCGGGCAAAGCCGTACCCGACCACCGAGCAGCTCATGATTTGCAGCGCAGCGCTTCCGAACGAGGTGATGGCGCTGTTGGCCAAGCCCGGCCAGTAATGGATCGCATCCAGTACGATCGAATAGTTTTCCAGACTGAATGATTTCGGCACCCACTGCACGGTCGCATCGGCGACATCCTGCGGCTGCATGAGCGAACGCGAGATCATAAACAACAGCGGGTATACAAAGACGAACGACAGGCTGAGCAGCACCAAATAGTAGAATAAGCTTCCAATTATGCTGCGGCTCCGTTTCATGACGGTGATCTGCCAGCGCGCGCCTTCGGACGACGGATCGTTCAGATTCAGCTTCTTCAGCAGCGCAAACCCCGGTGCGTTCATCGCTAAGCCCTCCCTTCTGCCGCGGACATGCTTCTGCGGAATAGGAAGAAGACGACGCCGAGCACGATAAAGACGAATATGAAATAGAGCCAT carries:
- a CDS encoding carbohydrate ABC transporter permease, yielding MNAPGFALLKKLNLNDPSSEGARWQITVMKRSRSIIGSLFYYLVLLSLSFVFVYPLLFMISRSLMQPQDVADATVQWVPKSFSLENYSIVLDAIHYWPGLANSAITSFGSAALQIMSCSVVGYGFARFQFPGRDLWLALVVFTFLVPPQTIVVPLFIFFSDLNWINTHLPFVVPSLFGHGLKGALFVLIFIQFYRRLPHVLEEAARIDGAGAFRTYWQIMFPLARPAMLVVFLFSVVWHWNDTFEPTTYLLVPEFFNLAQNLAVFNGVANQNIDQVAQAAQASGAIVQAPTLMNQIMAGVMLTIAPILLLYLFVQRYFVESIEQSGIAGE